The window CCTCCAGCGCCCGCGCCGTGCTCACCTCGCCGCTGTACAGCCCCACGCGGAACGGGCCCTCGCCCCGCGGCTCCCGCAGCTCGTAGCGCAGCCACGCGTTGTAGCCCGAGTCCGCGTCCACCGCGCGGATCTTCGCCACCACCTGCCCCGCCGGAGCACCCCACGCCGCCCGCGCCCACAGCGACCACGACGGCGACGACGCCGAGCCCGACGAGCCCGGAGAACCCGCCGAGCCCGACGCCCGCGAGCCCGGCTCCGCCGCCGAGCCCGCAGCCCACGGCCCCGGCCCGCCGCCCGCGAGCGGCAGCAGCTCCGGCGCGTTGTCGTTCTCGTCCACCACGAACAGCTGCACCGTGGCGTTGCCGCACAGCGGCGGCTCCCCCGCGTCCACCGCCCGCACCTCGaactgcagcacctgcagctcctCGTAGTCCAGCGGCCGCAGCGCCCGCACACGCCCGCTCTCCGCGTCCACCGACACGTAGCTCGACGCCGGACGCCACCCCGAGCCCCACCCCGAGCCCGAGCCCGCGCCCATCCCCGCGCCGCCCTCCCACACCG is drawn from Meleagris gallopavo isolate NT-WF06-2002-E0010 breed Aviagen turkey brand Nicholas breeding stock unplaced genomic scaffold, Turkey_5.1 ChrUn_random_7180001925512, whole genome shotgun sequence and contains these coding sequences:
- the LOC104916629 gene encoding protocadherin alpha-5-like: PVPEDAALGTVVALLSVSDRDSGPNGRVRCAVRPPSPFGLVATFAGSYSLVLREALDRERVSEYEVEVRAEDGGAPPLRASRGLRVPVSDVNDNAPAFAQAVYTVLARENNAAGAELARLWARDPDEAGNGRVSYSVWEGGAGMGAGSGSGWGSGWRPASSYVSVDAESGRVRALRPLDYEELQVLQFEVRAVDAGEPPLCGNATVQLFVVDENDNAPELLPLAGGGPGPWAAGSAAEPGSRASGSAGSPGSSGSASSPSWSLWARAAWGAPAGQVVAKIRAVDADSGYNAWLRYELREPRGEGPFRVGLYSGEVSTARALEEADGPRQRLLIVVRDHGEPPRSATATLSVSLVEGGEAAVSAAGAGA